A window from Pseudomonas kribbensis encodes these proteins:
- the rfbC gene encoding dTDP-4-dehydrorhamnose 3,5-epimerase, which translates to MSEFSLKQLPLAGLFSVQHKRFEDQRGHFARLFCEGSLKAFGSEFHIRQINHSCTREKGSVRGLHYQNANAPEAKLITCLRGEVWDVAVDLRPDSETFLHWHAEHLKAGDGRSLLIPAGFAHGFQTLTDDAELLYLHSADYAPEHEGGLSVNDPRLAIAWPLPVNNLSARDSSHPALDQHFAGVRL; encoded by the coding sequence GTGAGCGAGTTTTCCTTGAAACAGTTACCGCTGGCCGGGCTGTTCAGCGTCCAGCACAAGCGCTTCGAAGATCAGCGTGGGCACTTCGCCCGGCTGTTCTGCGAGGGCAGCCTGAAAGCGTTCGGCAGCGAATTTCACATCCGCCAGATCAACCATTCCTGCACCCGTGAAAAGGGCAGCGTGCGCGGTCTGCATTACCAGAATGCCAACGCCCCGGAAGCCAAGCTGATCACCTGCCTGCGCGGTGAAGTGTGGGACGTGGCGGTGGATTTGCGCCCGGACTCGGAAACCTTCCTGCACTGGCACGCCGAGCACCTGAAGGCCGGCGATGGTCGCAGCCTGCTGATCCCCGCCGGTTTCGCCCACGGTTTCCAGACCCTCACCGACGATGCCGAGCTGCTTTACCTGCACAGCGCCGATTACGCGCCGGAGCACGAGGGCGGGCTGTCGGTGAACGATCCACGGCTGGCGATTGCCTGGCCGTTGCCTGTCAATAATTTGTCAGCGCGTGATTCCAGCCATCCCGCGCTCGATCAACACTTTGCTGGAGTGCGTCTATGA
- a CDS encoding class I SAM-dependent methyltransferase yields the protein MNCRGCAAPLSLPLIDLGTSPPSNAYVHADRLEQAEQWVPLKVAVCQQCWLVQTEDYTSADSLFDAEYAYFSSFSSTWLAHAERYVAEMVERFGLTPDSRVVEIAANDGYLLQYVAGRGIPCLGVEPTRSTAQAAREKGLEIRELFFGRDTAAQLKSEGWAADLMAANNVLAHVPDINDFLGGFAALLKPTGVATFEFPQLLTLMAGAQFDTLYHEHYSYLSLTAVQTLCERNGLEVFDVSQLSTHGGSLRVFVQRKDGERRTVQPAVQQQLQAELDAGVKTPEYYATLAPAAERIKHDLLRFLLQAKADGKRVVGYGAAAKGNTLLNYAGVKPDLLAWVADANPHKQGKFLPGSRIPIVAPAQIDIEKPDYVLVLPWNLLHEVSQQLAQVRQWDGRFVIAVPELSVL from the coding sequence ATGAACTGCCGTGGGTGCGCCGCACCGCTGAGCCTGCCGCTGATCGACCTCGGCACCTCGCCACCGTCCAACGCCTACGTGCATGCCGATCGTCTGGAACAGGCCGAGCAATGGGTGCCGCTGAAGGTCGCCGTGTGCCAGCAATGCTGGCTGGTGCAGACTGAGGATTACACCAGCGCCGACAGCCTGTTCGACGCCGAGTACGCCTATTTCAGTTCGTTCTCCAGCACCTGGCTGGCCCATGCCGAGCGTTATGTGGCGGAGATGGTCGAGCGCTTCGGCCTCACCCCTGACAGCCGCGTTGTTGAGATCGCCGCCAATGACGGCTACCTGCTGCAATACGTCGCCGGTCGCGGCATCCCGTGCCTGGGCGTCGAGCCGACCCGCAGCACCGCGCAGGCAGCGCGGGAAAAAGGCCTGGAGATTCGTGAGCTGTTCTTCGGTCGCGACACCGCCGCGCAGTTGAAAAGCGAAGGCTGGGCCGCCGACCTGATGGCGGCCAACAACGTGCTGGCCCACGTGCCGGACATCAATGACTTCCTCGGCGGTTTTGCCGCGCTGCTCAAGCCGACCGGCGTCGCCACTTTCGAATTCCCGCAACTGCTGACGCTGATGGCGGGTGCGCAGTTCGACACGCTGTATCACGAACACTATTCCTACCTGTCCCTGACCGCTGTGCAGACGTTGTGCGAGCGCAATGGCCTGGAAGTGTTCGACGTCAGCCAGCTGAGCACTCACGGCGGCTCCTTGCGAGTGTTCGTGCAGCGCAAGGACGGTGAACGCCGCACCGTGCAGCCAGCGGTGCAACAGCAGTTGCAGGCCGAACTCGACGCCGGGGTGAAAACCCCCGAGTACTACGCCACGCTGGCGCCGGCCGCCGAACGCATCAAGCATGATTTGCTGCGCTTCCTGTTGCAGGCCAAGGCCGATGGCAAGCGTGTGGTCGGCTACGGCGCCGCCGCCAAGGGCAACACCTTGCTCAACTACGCCGGGGTTAAACCGGATCTGCTGGCCTGGGTCGCCGACGCCAACCCGCACAAGCAGGGCAAGTTCCTGCCGGGCAGTCGCATTCCGATCGTGGCACCCGCGCAGATCGATATCGAAAAACCGGACTACGTGCTGGTGCTGCCATGGAACCTGCTGCATGAAGTCAGTCAGCAACTGGCCCAGGTACGTCAGTGGGACGGCCGCTTCGTGATCGCCGTACCTGAGTTGAGCGTGCTGTGA
- a CDS encoding NAD-dependent epimerase/dehydratase family protein yields MKVLVTGATGFVGRHLVAALLNRGCTVRAVARDAQKAAGMPWINDVEFVSADIHAADLGIGALTEGVDALAHLAWPGLPNYRALFHFEHNLMADYRFIKGVIEAGIKQVLVTGTCFEYGMQSGPLSEQNDAQPANPYGLAKHTLHLFLQNLQQEHPFTLQWARLFYLHGAGQNPNSLLAALDRAIDAGDATFNMSAGEQLRDFLAIETAAGHLAAILHKRDFDGTINCASGQPVSVRALVEQRVRERGATIDLNLGHYPYPTHEPLAFWAVTERLQQLLGEMQ; encoded by the coding sequence GTGAAGGTTCTGGTCACCGGAGCCACCGGCTTCGTCGGTCGCCATCTGGTCGCGGCATTGCTGAACCGTGGCTGCACGGTGCGGGCGGTTGCGCGTGATGCACAGAAAGCTGCGGGCATGCCGTGGATCAATGACGTCGAGTTCGTCAGCGCGGATATTCACGCAGCGGATCTGGGCATCGGCGCGCTGACCGAAGGCGTCGATGCGCTCGCGCACCTGGCCTGGCCGGGATTGCCGAACTATCGGGCGCTGTTCCATTTCGAGCACAACCTGATGGCCGACTACCGCTTCATCAAAGGCGTGATAGAGGCGGGCATCAAGCAGGTGCTGGTGACTGGCACCTGCTTCGAATACGGCATGCAGAGTGGCCCGCTGAGCGAACAGAACGACGCGCAGCCGGCCAATCCCTACGGTCTGGCCAAGCACACGCTGCATCTGTTTTTGCAAAATCTGCAGCAGGAACATCCGTTCACCTTGCAATGGGCGCGACTGTTTTATCTGCACGGCGCGGGGCAAAACCCCAACAGTCTGCTGGCGGCGCTGGACCGGGCAATCGATGCCGGCGATGCGACGTTCAACATGTCGGCCGGTGAACAGCTGCGGGATTTTCTGGCGATTGAAACCGCTGCCGGTCATCTCGCTGCGATCCTGCACAAACGCGATTTCGACGGCACGATCAACTGCGCCAGCGGCCAGCCGGTTTCGGTGCGGGCGCTGGTCGAACAGCGCGTACGCGAGCGCGGCGCGACCATCGACCTGAACCTCGGCCACTACCCGTATCCGACCCACGAACCGCTGGCGTTCTGGGCGGTGACCGAGCGCTTGCAACAGTTATTGGGAGAGATGCAATGA
- a CDS encoding class I SAM-dependent methyltransferase: MRHELYRVTDLPVLQNRTFADPESAKASASADMLLVQDERSGLIFNAAFDADKLSYDADYQNEQAHSGQFQKHLSDVEGIIARHFKGQELIEVGCGKGYFLELLKGLGYRITGIDPAYEGENADVIKAPFTRGLGLEADAIVLRHVLEHIQDPLGFLAVIAEANQGGGQIYIEVPCFDWILEHRAWFDLFYEHVNYFRLDDLRRMFGTVHEAGHLFGGQYLYIVADLATLRLTPEQPVPRLALPDDFTASLERAVQIIQSAPEQGSAIWGASSKGVIYSLFLQRAGVAVDRVVDINPAKQGRYLPLSGARVSSPQEAMDALPEGANLFVMNSNYLEEIKRMTGGRYVYHAVDSASFQ, from the coding sequence ATGAGGCACGAGTTGTATCGGGTCACCGACCTGCCGGTGCTGCAGAACCGCACCTTTGCCGATCCCGAATCGGCGAAGGCATCGGCCAGCGCCGACATGCTGCTGGTGCAGGATGAGCGCAGCGGTCTGATCTTCAACGCGGCGTTCGACGCCGACAAGCTCAGCTACGACGCCGACTATCAGAACGAGCAGGCGCATTCCGGCCAGTTCCAGAAGCACCTGAGCGATGTCGAGGGCATCATTGCCCGGCACTTCAAGGGTCAGGAACTGATAGAAGTCGGCTGCGGCAAAGGCTATTTCCTCGAGTTGCTCAAAGGTCTGGGCTACCGCATCACCGGCATCGATCCGGCCTATGAAGGCGAGAACGCCGACGTGATCAAGGCGCCGTTCACCCGGGGTCTGGGCCTGGAAGCGGACGCCATCGTGCTGCGTCATGTGCTGGAACACATCCAGGATCCGCTGGGTTTTCTGGCGGTGATCGCCGAGGCCAATCAGGGCGGTGGGCAGATCTACATTGAGGTGCCGTGCTTTGACTGGATCCTCGAACACCGCGCCTGGTTCGACCTGTTCTACGAGCACGTCAATTACTTCCGCCTCGATGACCTGCGCCGGATGTTCGGCACCGTGCACGAGGCCGGCCACCTGTTCGGTGGCCAATACCTGTACATCGTCGCCGACCTCGCCACACTGCGTCTGACCCCGGAACAGCCGGTGCCGCGCCTGGCGTTGCCGGACGACTTCACCGCCAGCCTTGAGCGCGCGGTACAGATCATCCAGAGCGCACCCGAGCAGGGTTCGGCGATCTGGGGCGCGTCGTCCAAAGGCGTGATCTATTCGCTGTTCCTGCAGCGGGCCGGTGTGGCGGTGGATCGCGTGGTCGATATCAACCCGGCCAAGCAGGGGCGTTACCTGCCCCTGAGCGGCGCCCGGGTGTCCTCGCCGCAAGAGGCGATGGATGCCTTGCCCGAAGGCGCCAACCTGTTTGTGATGAATTCCAATTACCTCGAAGAGATCAAGCGGATGACCGGTGGACGTTACGTCTATCACGCCGTCGACAGCGCTTCGTTCCAGTGA
- a CDS encoding cephalosporin hydroxylase family protein: MTDNSINKAFEAECREQIAQQGDDQKLTGLARDFFNESAKHKYSYHFSWMGRPIIQLPQDMMAMQEIIWQVKPDLVIECGIAHGGSIIYYASLLELQGHGEVLGIDLDIRAHNREAIESHPMSKRIKMIEGSSIDPAIAAQVRAAAEGKKVILVLDSNHTHDHVLEELRLYAPLVSVDSYCVVMDTVVEDMPADFFPDRPWGPGDNPKTAVWKYLEENKDFEIDVQLQNKLLITVAPDGYLRRVR, translated from the coding sequence ATGACCGACAACAGCATCAACAAAGCTTTCGAAGCCGAATGCCGCGAGCAGATCGCCCAGCAGGGTGACGACCAGAAACTCACCGGCCTGGCCCGTGACTTCTTCAACGAATCGGCCAAGCACAAGTACAGCTACCACTTCTCGTGGATGGGCCGTCCGATCATCCAGCTGCCGCAAGACATGATGGCGATGCAGGAAATCATCTGGCAGGTGAAGCCTGACCTGGTCATCGAGTGCGGCATCGCCCACGGCGGTTCGATCATCTACTACGCATCCCTGCTGGAACTGCAAGGTCACGGCGAAGTGCTGGGCATCGACCTCGACATCCGTGCCCACAACCGTGAAGCCATCGAAAGCCACCCGATGAGCAAGCGCATCAAGATGATCGAAGGTTCGAGCATCGACCCGGCCATCGCCGCTCAGGTTCGCGCCGCTGCCGAAGGCAAGAAAGTCATTCTGGTGCTCGACTCCAACCACACCCATGACCACGTGCTTGAAGAGTTGCGTCTCTATGCACCACTGGTTTCGGTGGACAGCTACTGTGTGGTGATGGACACCGTGGTTGAAGACATGCCGGCCGACTTCTTCCCGGATCGTCCATGGGGCCCGGGCGACAACCCGAAGACCGCCGTGTGGAAATACCTGGAAGAGAACAAGGATTTCGAAATCGACGTTCAGTTGCAGAACAAGCTGCTGATCACCGTGGCGCCGGACGGTTACCTGCGTCGCGTTCGTTAA
- a CDS encoding TIGR00180 family glycosyltransferase — MQGKYSSEQALPLNELLTVVLITHNRPAFLRRAVKYYSSLPCKIMVLDSTPERPEGDFSAVDYHHVPQFAYWGMQAKLAYGVEQLTTPYMVLAADDDFILHDSLAESVSFLQANQDYGMCHGYCLMYLSLAGDVSYYRRDKKVMEDYSSEKAQDRVIDYMSQYIPPFYAVTRTDLMKTWHSALPPGTSFQWQEIGHVYFLLASAKARILPIPYVVREINYGNSEHSTEVYHSLTYADAKSVAEREAFAEFLAGLPTAIEGLDAQQGKTFALQSFEAMVDSLQSGRALTAELIVQSTWNQVLKVPDRRFGPLQYVEMPFYNQAFFDRLEQFEFMLHAMPAGRVQLQGLEGVWTRQAHLLQARNNDTPESVLERLWQAHDLNAFNRTVNQRLVAQLEQAGENEEVQKMLDWMARLDALTTDDHHRTFDAMQSGRLLKWLDSRQPQAGQLEAITEHLAVNGGGPQFGIFLLDLDNDIDKLQISLDSLLEGQCKAFRIVVFTTGEAPAATTAQNTLHFVRVTPGNLVDKLNQSARQSPCDWVLLAQAGDEFTASGLLRASLELMNAGDCRAVSTDEVQRAENGALVDVFRPGFNLDLLLSLPAMMARHWLIRRDALVEAGGYSADFSKALEFDLLLRIIEQDGLNSLAHLDEPLLITQAPVMEENAHERLALLRHLGNRGYKAKVTSSVPGIYQIDYHHSDRPLVSVIVPAGDDLPALQRCLEGVQLRTRYQKYEILVATTGAQSAQVNDWLGTYQHPKVRVLRVDQSLSVPALYNAASQQAQGEYLVLLAADAEVVNPNWLDSLLNHALRPEVGVVGPKLVDRDGKISQAGLILGMNGGVGSAFVGEKHDAEGYLYRLSVDQNYSAVSSVCLMVRKELFEGVDGLDTGTFSQGFSDVDLCLKAAQAGFLTVWTPSVQVIHQAETTPAIQALAALQEKWAAAFAQDQAYNANLSLSGKGFVLNDSASLNWAQLIA, encoded by the coding sequence ATGCAAGGCAAGTACAGTTCTGAACAAGCGCTGCCGCTCAATGAGCTGTTGACCGTGGTGCTGATTACTCACAATCGTCCGGCGTTCCTGCGTCGGGCGGTGAAGTATTACAGCAGCTTGCCCTGCAAGATCATGGTGCTGGACTCCACACCCGAGCGCCCGGAAGGTGACTTCTCTGCGGTCGATTACCATCACGTGCCGCAGTTCGCCTATTGGGGCATGCAGGCCAAGCTCGCCTACGGTGTCGAGCAACTGACCACGCCGTACATGGTGCTGGCGGCCGACGACGACTTCATCCTGCATGACTCGCTGGCCGAGTCGGTGAGCTTCCTGCAAGCGAACCAGGATTACGGCATGTGCCACGGCTATTGCCTGATGTACCTGTCGCTGGCCGGTGATGTGAGCTACTACCGCCGCGACAAGAAAGTCATGGAAGATTATTCGTCCGAGAAGGCCCAGGACCGGGTCATCGATTACATGAGCCAGTACATCCCGCCGTTCTACGCGGTGACCCGTACTGACCTGATGAAGACCTGGCATTCGGCATTGCCGCCAGGCACCAGTTTCCAGTGGCAGGAAATCGGCCACGTGTACTTCCTGCTGGCCAGTGCCAAGGCGCGGATCCTGCCGATTCCGTATGTGGTGCGCGAGATCAACTACGGCAACTCCGAGCACAGCACCGAGGTGTACCACTCGCTGACGTACGCCGACGCCAAATCAGTGGCCGAACGCGAAGCCTTCGCCGAATTCCTCGCCGGGTTGCCTACCGCCATCGAAGGCCTGGATGCACAGCAGGGCAAGACATTCGCCCTGCAAAGCTTCGAGGCCATGGTCGACAGCCTGCAAAGCGGCCGGGCGCTGACGGCGGAACTGATTGTCCAGTCCACCTGGAATCAGGTGCTCAAGGTGCCGGACCGTCGTTTCGGGCCGTTGCAGTATGTGGAAATGCCGTTCTACAACCAGGCCTTCTTCGACCGGCTCGAGCAGTTCGAATTCATGCTGCACGCAATGCCGGCCGGCCGCGTTCAATTGCAAGGTCTTGAAGGTGTATGGACGCGTCAGGCGCACCTGCTTCAGGCGCGCAATAACGATACGCCGGAAAGTGTGCTGGAACGTCTGTGGCAGGCGCACGACCTGAATGCCTTCAACCGTACCGTTAACCAGCGTCTGGTGGCGCAACTGGAGCAAGCGGGCGAAAACGAAGAAGTGCAGAAAATGCTCGACTGGATGGCCCGCCTCGATGCGTTGACGACAGACGATCACCATCGCACGTTCGACGCCATGCAGTCCGGCCGACTGCTCAAGTGGCTGGATTCGCGCCAGCCGCAAGCCGGACAGCTCGAAGCCATTACCGAACATCTGGCCGTCAATGGCGGAGGCCCGCAGTTCGGGATTTTCCTGCTGGATCTGGACAACGACATCGACAAACTGCAAATCAGTCTCGACAGCTTGCTCGAAGGTCAGTGCAAGGCGTTCAGGATCGTCGTGTTCACCACCGGTGAAGCGCCGGCGGCGACCACTGCCCAGAACACGCTGCACTTTGTCCGCGTGACGCCAGGCAACCTGGTCGACAAGCTCAACCAGAGTGCCCGCCAGTCGCCATGCGACTGGGTTCTTCTGGCGCAAGCTGGGGATGAGTTCACCGCCAGCGGTCTGTTGCGCGCCAGCCTGGAGCTGATGAATGCCGGCGATTGCCGTGCCGTGTCCACCGACGAAGTCCAGCGCGCAGAAAACGGTGCTCTGGTGGACGTATTCCGTCCGGGCTTCAACCTGGATCTGCTGCTGAGCCTGCCGGCGATGATGGCGCGTCACTGGTTGATTCGTCGCGATGCGCTGGTCGAGGCCGGCGGTTATTCGGCGGACTTCAGCAAGGCGCTGGAATTCGACTTGCTGCTGCGCATCATCGAGCAGGATGGCCTCAACAGTCTGGCCCATCTCGATGAGCCGCTGCTGATCACCCAGGCGCCGGTGATGGAAGAAAATGCTCACGAGCGCCTGGCCCTGCTGCGTCATCTGGGTAACCGTGGCTACAAGGCCAAGGTCACGTCGTCCGTGCCGGGCATTTACCAGATCGACTATCACCACAGCGATCGCCCTCTGGTGTCGGTCATTGTGCCGGCCGGCGACGATCTGCCGGCCCTGCAACGCTGCCTGGAGGGGGTGCAGCTGCGCACCCGGTATCAAAAGTACGAAATTCTGGTCGCCACCACGGGCGCGCAGTCGGCGCAAGTCAATGACTGGCTCGGCACCTATCAGCATCCGAAAGTCCGGGTGCTGCGCGTCGATCAGTCGCTGAGCGTGCCGGCGTTGTACAACGCCGCCAGCCAGCAGGCGCAGGGCGAGTATCTGGTATTGCTGGCTGCCGACGCGGAAGTGGTCAACCCGAACTGGCTCGACTCGTTGCTCAACCACGCCCTGCGTCCGGAAGTCGGCGTGGTCGGTCCGAAACTGGTGGACCGTGACGGCAAGATCAGCCAGGCCGGTCTGATTCTTGGCATGAACGGTGGCGTCGGCTCGGCATTCGTTGGCGAGAAACACGATGCCGAGGGTTATCTGTACCGGTTGTCCGTGGATCAGAACTACTCGGCGGTTTCGAGCGTGTGCCTGATGGTGCGCAAAGAACTGTTCGAGGGGGTGGACGGTCTGGACACCGGCACGTTCTCCCAGGGTTTCAGCGATGTCGATCTGTGTCTGAAAGCCGCTCAGGCTGGTTTCCTCACCGTCTGGACGCCATCGGTGCAAGTCATTCATCAGGCCGAAACGACCCCGGCAATCCAGGCACTGGCTGCGCTGCAGGAAAAATGGGCCGCAGCTTTCGCCCAGGATCAGGCTTACAACGCGAACCTGAGTCTGAGTGGCAAAGGCTTTGTTCTGAACGACAGCGCTTCGCTGAACTGGGCGCAACTGATCGCCTAG
- the pseB gene encoding UDP-N-acetylglucosamine 4,6-dehydratase (inverting), protein MFNGKSIFISGGTGSFGRKFIARLLEQYQPKRVVVFSRDELKQYEMQQTFNAPCMRYFLGDVRDAERLRQAMRGIDYVVHAAALKQVPAAEYNPTECIRTNVNGAENIIAAAIDNGVKKVVALSTDKAASPINLYGATKLLSDKLFVAANNIAGEQQTRFAVVRYGNVAGSRGSVVPFFSQLIVDGATELPITDERMTRFWITLDHGVQFVLDSFARMHGGEVFVPKIPSIRIVDLARGMAEHLPHKNVGIRPGEKLHELMVPLDDARMTLEFEDHYTIQPSIRFTSVDVDFAVDKLGEHGRPVGEDFEYRSDTNPHFLSVGQIADLHAKLSV, encoded by the coding sequence ATGTTCAACGGAAAATCGATTTTCATCTCCGGTGGCACCGGCTCCTTCGGGCGCAAATTCATTGCGCGCCTGCTGGAGCAATACCAGCCCAAGCGCGTGGTGGTGTTCTCCCGGGATGAACTCAAACAATACGAAATGCAGCAGACGTTCAACGCGCCGTGCATGCGTTACTTCCTCGGTGATGTGCGCGACGCCGAGCGTCTGCGCCAGGCCATGCGCGGCATCGATTACGTGGTGCATGCCGCGGCGTTGAAGCAGGTGCCGGCGGCGGAGTACAACCCGACCGAATGCATCCGTACCAACGTCAATGGCGCGGAGAACATCATCGCCGCCGCCATCGACAACGGCGTGAAGAAAGTCGTCGCGCTGTCCACCGACAAGGCGGCGAGCCCGATCAACCTGTACGGTGCCACCAAGTTGCTGTCGGACAAGTTGTTCGTCGCCGCCAACAACATTGCCGGTGAGCAACAGACGCGTTTTGCCGTGGTGCGCTACGGCAACGTGGCGGGTTCGCGCGGCTCGGTGGTGCCGTTTTTCAGCCAGCTGATTGTCGATGGCGCGACAGAGCTGCCGATCACCGACGAGCGCATGACCCGTTTCTGGATCACCCTCGATCACGGCGTGCAATTCGTCCTCGACAGCTTTGCACGGATGCACGGCGGTGAAGTGTTCGTGCCGAAGATCCCGTCGATCCGCATTGTCGATCTCGCGCGGGGAATGGCCGAACATCTGCCGCACAAGAACGTCGGCATCCGTCCGGGCGAGAAGCTGCACGAACTGATGGTGCCGCTGGACGATGCGCGGATGACCCTGGAGTTCGAAGATCACTATACGATCCAGCCTTCGATCCGCTTCACCAGCGTCGATGTCGATTTTGCCGTCGATAAACTCGGCGAGCACGGGCGGCCGGTGGGTGAGGACTTTGAGTACCGCTCCGACACCAACCCGCACTTCCTGTCGGTGGGGCAGATCGCCGACCTGCACGCGAAGCTGTCGGTATGA
- the pseC gene encoding UDP-4-amino-4,6-dideoxy-N-acetyl-beta-L-altrosamine transaminase, which translates to MIPYGRQSLDQADIDAVVEVLQSDWLTQGPTIERFEQAMAERCQADFAVAVCNATAALHIACLAAGLGAGDRLWTTPNTFLASANCGRYCGADVDFVDIDPLTWNLDAEVLASKLDAAERDGTLPKVLVAVAFSGQSCDMRRIAELAERYNFTVIEDASHAVGASYAGRPVGCGEFAAMTVFSFHPVKIVTSGEGGMVLTNRPELAERLQRLRSHGMTRDPQQMTEPSHGPWYYQQVGLGFNYRITDLQAALGLSQLSKLDDFIARRRELAARYERLLAYLPVTVPGIQPDAESAWHLYVVRLQTDRISLSHRQVFEGLRAAGIGVNLHYIPVHLQPYYRELGFAEGDFPEAERYYAEAISLPLFPLLSDQQQDYVVEQLRRLTE; encoded by the coding sequence ATGATCCCCTACGGTCGGCAAAGCCTCGACCAGGCGGACATCGACGCGGTGGTCGAGGTGTTGCAGTCCGACTGGCTCACTCAAGGCCCGACCATCGAGCGCTTCGAGCAGGCGATGGCCGAGCGTTGCCAGGCGGATTTCGCGGTCGCGGTGTGCAACGCCACGGCGGCGTTGCACATTGCCTGCCTGGCCGCAGGACTGGGAGCGGGCGACCGTTTGTGGACCACGCCGAACACCTTTCTCGCGTCGGCCAACTGCGGTCGTTACTGCGGCGCCGACGTTGATTTCGTGGACATCGATCCGCTGACCTGGAACCTCGATGCCGAAGTTCTGGCCAGCAAACTCGACGCTGCCGAACGCGACGGCACCTTGCCCAAAGTGTTGGTGGCGGTGGCGTTCTCCGGGCAGAGCTGCGACATGCGGCGAATCGCCGAACTGGCCGAGCGCTACAACTTCACCGTGATCGAAGACGCCTCCCACGCGGTTGGCGCCAGCTACGCCGGGCGTCCGGTGGGCTGCGGTGAATTCGCGGCGATGACGGTGTTCAGCTTCCACCCGGTGAAGATCGTTACCAGCGGCGAAGGCGGCATGGTGCTGACCAATCGTCCGGAACTGGCCGAGCGTTTGCAACGCCTGCGCAGCCACGGCATGACCCGCGATCCGCAGCAGATGACCGAGCCCAGTCACGGGCCGTGGTATTACCAGCAGGTCGGGCTGGGTTTCAATTATCGGATCACCGACCTGCAAGCGGCGCTGGGCCTGTCACAGCTGAGCAAGCTGGACGACTTCATCGCCCGTCGCCGGGAGCTCGCCGCACGTTACGAGCGTTTGCTGGCGTATTTGCCGGTTACCGTGCCGGGCATCCAGCCGGACGCCGAATCGGCCTGGCACCTTTACGTGGTGCGCTTGCAGACCGATCGCATCAGCCTCAGCCACCGTCAGGTGTTCGAAGGCTTGCGCGCCGCCGGCATCGGCGTGAACCTGCACTACATTCCGGTGCATCTGCAGCCGTACTATCGTGAACTGGGTTTCGCCGAGGGAGACTTTCCCGAGGCCGAGCGTTATTACGCCGAAGCGATCAGCCTGCCGCTGTTTCCGTTGCTGAGCGATCAGCAACAGGATTACGTGGTCGAGCAATTGCGTCGATTGACTGAATGA